A part of Tigriopus californicus strain San Diego chromosome 10, Tcal_SD_v2.1, whole genome shotgun sequence genomic DNA contains:
- the LOC131887675 gene encoding ankyrin repeat and protein kinase domain-containing protein 1-like, which yields MSESVFDLACDNNLVEVVNRINGCSNCDEIVRLVNQSLDKVCGWTPLHGAAQGGHPEMVKLLLSNGAKVDALTDTDYTPLHLAASGGHEPIVDILLQNQADPNISTTAGLNGTALHYAAGKGHEAIVSKLISHSGCNINQLSDDCCTPLYYAVLGNHANIVADLIHAKATVNDSDCEGTTPLHGAAQFGLLPIVKMLIEAGADKAAKDRFNRTPEDLAKEMAQKRTLEYFRSLH from the exons ATGTCTGAAAGTGTGTTTGATCTCGCTTGCGACAACAATTTGGTGGAAGTGGTCAATCGGATTAATGGTTGTTCAAACTGCGATGAAATCGTTCGCTTGGTGAATCAGAGCCTAGATAAAGTATGTGGTTGGACCCCTCTGCACGGTGCAGCACAAGGTGGTCATCCGGAAATGGTCAAACTCCTCCTTTCAAACGGGGCCAAGGTTGATGCTCTGACCGACACGGATTACACGCCATTACACCTTG CTGCTTCAGGAGGACATGAGCCAATTGTGGACATCCTTTTGCAAAACCAAGCTGATCCCAATATTTCCACCACAGCGGGGTTAAATGGCACGGCCTTGCATTATGCAGCTGGGAAAGGACACGAGGCCATAGTTAG CAAGCTGATTTCCCACTCGGGATGTAATATAAATCAATTGAGCGACGATTGTTGCACCCCGCTGTATTATGCTGTTTTGGGGAATCACGCCAATATCGTGGCCGATCTGATCCATGCTAAGGCCACTGTCAACGACTCAGATTGCGAAGGCACCACACCTCTCCATGGGGCGGCTCAATTTGGCCTTCT ACCGATTGTGAAGATGCTGATCGAGGCTGGGGCCGACAAAGCAGCCAAAGATCGTTTCAATCGAACCCCTGAGGATTTGGCCAAAGAGATGGCGCAAAAACGGACCTTGGAATATTTTCGAAGCCTTCATTAG
- the LOC131887670 gene encoding histone-lysine N-methyltransferase SMYD3-like, whose translation MVRCAVPTKLCSEQNSFATQETSSPNNKVQTFQLRWPLFGWTLYFDLPDAESELTIPSSVQMAPSEAEQEEVSQTEKRTGSRRTFLAGDVILISQPFVGVLDRKWKFQRCDFCFDPFPSRSDPLLPRPLTCPQCSACLYCNGKCRDRALPNHIQECKYLRQKGKSIISDTGRFMMKLILKLHTPSPNTLSDPNNNLANRTISAQRDFGQLLDHYDEIQKDQERMELIDKIYQELLKYELKELPTDFDEFGRVCGKVLINSFNYTLTGGQRIGTALYLEASALNHSCTPNAGFSFQNGNVVIRALETIESDDQTPLEDQITISYIDLLDCTKSRQANLMERYYFQCECHRCQNPELELSMYSIRCQSLNCSGRPVYVGVGRRLEDLDVRPCQECGNKPNAKILEQYLKICCAVQDMSGESFSPSSKSSDECMSLMTGLFHPDHYLYMRMARASFDEHFNREEYELAREYGLLCLSSYRKYKHHVWPSLAQLLFKLGSLEFLHTPSLPKKVAHTHLGEALDILIVTHGQDHEVYQQAKALWQQSKLI comes from the exons ATGGTGAGATGTGCTGTTCCAACAAAATTATGTTCCGAGCAAAATTCTTTCGCCACTCAGGAGACAAGTAGTCCGAACAACAAGGTGCAAACTTTCCAGCTCCGTTGGCCTTTGTTTGGCTGGACCTTGTACTTCGATTTACCCGACGCAGAAAG TGAACTGACTATCCCTAGTTCCGTCCAAATGGCCCCATCCGAGGCAGAGCAAGAGGAAGTGAGtcaaacagaaaaaagaacCGGAtcaagaaggacatttttggCCGGAGATGTGATCCTCATTTCGCAACCTTTCGTGGGTGTGCTCGACAGAAAATGGAAGTTCCAG CGCTGTGATTTCTGTTTCGACCCGTTTCCATCCCGCTCGGACCCGCTCTTGCCCCGGCCATTAACCTGTCCACAATGTTCGGCTTGCCTTTACTGCAATGGCAAATGTCGGGATCGGGCCTTGCCAAACCACATTCAAGAGTGCAAATATCTGAgacaaaagg GCAAATCAATCATCTCAGATACAGGGAGGTTCATGATGAAGCTCATCCTGAAATTGCACACGCCATCCCCGAATACCCTGTCGGATCCTAATAATAACCTGGCCAACCGCACGATCTCAGCTCAACGGGACTTTGGTCAACTGCTTGACCACTACGATGAAATCCAAAAAGACCAAGAGCGAATGGAACTCATCGATAAGATCTACCAAGAGCTCTTGAAATATGAACTCAAGGAGCTACCAACAGACTTTGATGAGTTTGGACGCGTTTGTGGCAAG GTCTTGATCAACAGTTTCAACTACACCCTGACTGGTGGACAACGAATTGGAACCGCATTGTATTTGGAAGCCTCGGCCTTGAACCACTCGTGCACTCCCAATGCCGGATTCTCGTTCCAAAACGGGAACGTTGTGATCCGTGCTCTCGAAACGATCGAATCCGATGACCAAACACCCCTTGAGGACCAAATTACAATTAGTTACATTGATCTTTTGGACTGCACCAAGTCTCGACAGGCCAATCTCATGGAACGGTATTACTTCCAATGTGAGTGTCATCGTTGCCAAAACCCAGAATTGGAACTCTCCATGTACAGTATTCGATGTCAGAGCTTGAACTGCTCAGGTCGACCCGTTTACGTTGGGGTAGGTCGCCGTTTGGAGGACTTGGACGTGAGGCCTTGCCAAGAATGTGGGAACAAGCCCAACGCAAAG ATTCTAGAGCAGTACTTGAAAATTTGCTGCGCAGTCCAGGATATGTCGGGCGAGTCGTTCTCACCGAGTAGTAAATCCTCGGATGAGTGCATGTCGCTTATGACGGGCCTTTTCCACCCTGACCATTATCTCTACATGAGAATGGCTAGGGCTTCTTTTGACGAGCATTTCAACCGTGAGGAATACGAATTAGCCAGGGAATATGGATTGCTTTGCTTGAGCTCCTACCGGAAATACAAA cACCACGTGTGGCCTAGTTTAGCCCAACTTCTGTTCAAATTGGGCAGTCTCGAATTCTTGCACACGCCCAGCCTGCCGAAGAAAGTGGCGCACACGCATCTGGGCGAGGCCTTGGACATCCTGATCGTCACCCATGGGCAAGATCATGAGGTCTACCAGCAAGCTAAAGCACTCTGGCAACAATCCAAGCTAATCTAG